A DNA window from Phragmites australis chromosome 11, lpPhrAust1.1, whole genome shotgun sequence contains the following coding sequences:
- the LOC133885291 gene encoding abscisic acid receptor PYL5-like, which produces MVGLVGGGARVGRLGGELVANGAGAGGEAEHVRRLHSHAPAEHQCSSTLVKHVKAPIHLVWELVRSFDQPQRYKPFVSRCVVRGGELMIGSLRDVNVMTGLPATTSTERLERLDDDEHLLSVRFVDGDHRLQNYSSIITVHPESIDGRPGTLVIESFVVDVPDGNTKDETCYFVEAVIKCNLTSLAEVSEQLAVQSPTYPLD; this is translated from the exons ATGGTGGGCctggtcggcggcggcgcgcgggtGGGGAGGCTCGGAGGCGAGCTTGTGGCCAAcggcgccggcgcgggaggggagGCGGAGCACGTGCGGCGGCTGCACAGCCACGCACCCGCCGAGCACCAGTGCAGCTCCACCCTCGTCAAGCACGTTAAGGCACCCATCCACCTC GTCTGGGAGCTAGTGAGGAGCTTCGACCAGCCGCAGCGTTACAAGCCGTTCGTCAGCCGCTGCGTGGTGCGCGGCGGGGAGCTCATGATCGGCAGCCTGCGCGACGTCAACGTCATGACCGGCCTGCCGGCGACCACCAGCACTGAGCGCCTTGAGCGGCTCGACGACGACGAGCACCTACTCAGCGTCAGGTTCGTCGACGGCGACCACCGCCTCCAG AACTACTCATCCATCATAACTGTACACCCGGAGAGCATCGATGGGCGGCCGGGGACGCTTGTGATCGAATCCTTCGTGGTCGATGTCCCGGACGGAAACACAAAGGACGAGACCTGCTACTTCGTCGAGGCTGTGATCAAGTGCAACCTTACATCTCTCGCAGAGGTATCGGAGCAGCTAGCGGTTCAGTCACCTACATATCCGCTCGACTGA
- the LOC133885908 gene encoding hydroquinone glucosyltransferase-like, translating to MGGVQESTPACTARPRVLLLCSPCMGHLIPFAELARRLVSDHGLAATLLFAAATSPPSAQYLAVAAAAVSDRVDLVALPAPPPGALPPSAHVRDRAAHVRDRAAHAVASNVRRVRELARALAAAAPLAALVVDMVGVPARDVATELGVPFYMLFTSPWMTLSLFLHLPELDATRAGEHRDAAEPICLPGCVPIHAHELPSSMLADRNSNTYSGFLSMAKKVTRVDGILVNTFSELEPGVGNGMDGLGLPVYPVGPLVWTRPVGVDRDNECLKWLDQQPRGSVVYISFGSGGTLTWQQTAELALGLELSQRRFIWAAKRPQQDTAMGAFFGTKQGEEDMALDFLPEGFIERTRGLGLVLPSWAPQTAILSHPSVRCFVTHCGWNSTLESVMNGVPMVAWPLYAEQNMNAAMMEVQVGVAARVKVGPDRFITKEEVASAIQHVMEGKEAERMREWATELREKSVHALSKGGSSTHALAHIVNMWKQNSSGRK from the coding sequence ATGGGAGGAGTCCAGGAGAGCACGCCGGCGTGCACGGCAAGACCGCGTGTGCTGCTCCTCTGCAGCCCGTGCATGGGCCACCTAATCCCCTTCGCCGAGCTCGCGCGCCGCCTCGTGTCCGACCACGGCCTCGCCGCCACGCTCCTCTTCGCCGCGGCCACGTCCCCGCCATCGGCGCAGTACCTGgccgtggccgccgccgccgtctccgacCGCGTGGACCTCGTGGCcctgcccgcgccgccgccgggcgCGCTCCCTCCCTCCGCGCACGTGCGCGACCGCGCCGCGCACGTGCGCGACCGCGCCGCGCACGCCGTCGCCTCCAACGTCCGGCGCGTCAGGGAACTGGCGCGGGCGCTGGCCGCGGCTGCGCCCCTCGCCGCGCTCGTGGTGGACATGGTCGGCGTGCCGGCGCGCGACGTCGCGACGGAGCTGGGTGTCCCGTTCTACATGTTGTTCACCTCGCCGTGGATGACACTATCCCTGTTCCTGCACCTCCCCGAGCTCGAcgccacgcgcgccggggagcacCGGGACGCCGCAGAGCCGATCTGTCTGCCCGGCTGCGTGCCGATCCACGCGCACGAGCTGCCGTCGTCGATGCTCGCCGACCGCAACAGCAACACGTACTCTGGATTCTTGTCCATGGCCAAGAAGGTCACAAGAGTCGACGGGATCCTTGTGAACACGTTCAGTGAGCTTGAGCCCGGGGTGGGCAACGGAATGGATGGTCTGGGGCTGCCGGTCTACCCCGTCGGACCTTTGGTCTGGACCAGGCCGGTCGGCGTGGACCGGGACAACGAGTGCTTGAAATGGCTCGACCAGCAGCCACGTGGATCCGTGGTTTACATCTCATTTGGCAGTGGTGGCACGCTTACGTGGCAGCAGACGGCTGAGCTGGCGCTTGGGCTGGAGCTTAGTCAGCGTAGATTCATCTGGGCTGCCAAGAGGCCACAGCAAGATACAGCAATGGGAGCATTCTTCGGAACTAAACAAGGTGAGGAGGACATGGCATTGGATTTTTTGCCTGAGGGATTCATCGAGAGGACGAGAGGGCTGGGGCTGGTGCTCCCATCTTGGGCACCGCAAACGGCGATACTTAGTCACCCTTCGGTCCGGTGCTTTGTGACACATTGTGGGTGGAACTCTACACTAGAAAGTGTGATGAATGGAGTGCCGATGGTCGCCTGGCCACTCTATGCAGAGCAGAACATGAACGCTGCGATGATGGAGGTCCAAGTAGGGGTGGCGGCCCGGGTTAAGGTAGGACCTGACCGGTTTATTACCAAAGAGGAGGTTGCAAGCGCGATTCAACATGTGATGGAAGGGAAGGAAGCTGAAAGAATGAGGGAGTGGGCAACTGAACTTAGAGAGAAATCAGTGCATGCTTTGAGCAAGGGTGGTTCTTCAACTCATGCTCTAGCACATATTGTAAATATGTGGAAACAAAATTCTTCTGGTAGGAAATGA